GCCGATCTTCGCGACCGCGCGCGGCGCCACCGGGCCGTCCTCGATCACCATGTCGGCGAGGCTGCGGGCGTCCAGCAGCTCCATCACGATCCACGGCCGGCCACCCTCGGTGACCACGTCGTACACCTGGACCACGGCCGGGTGCTGGATCGCGGCGGCGGCGCGGGCCTCGCGGAGGGTGCGCTCGTACATCGCGTCACGGTCGCTGGGGGCCAGCCCCGGCGGGAGGACGACCTCCTTGACCGCGACGTCGCGGCGCAGCAGCGTGTCTGTGGCACGCCAGACCGTGCCCATGCCACCGTTGCCCACCGGCGACCGCAGCGAGTAGCGACCACCGATGGTGGTGCCGGGCGCCGCGCGGCCGTTGGAGGGAGTGTTGACTGGTCCGCCGCTCCACGTCGGGATCTGAGTCACAGAAAAGCCACCGGGGGATATCGAGGGGGCTGGGACACAACCCCCCTATCTTGCTGGTTCCGACGGCCGATGCGAAACCCGACGCGGCCGTCGATTGCCTACCGAACGGTACGTGGCCAGCCGTTCACCTCTCGTCGACCTGGGCGACGGGTGTGCGGTATCCCTCACCCATCGAAGCCCGCTCCCGTCCTACCATCCGTTGATGAGCGAACGGCGGTCAAGCGAGTCCGGTTTCCCGATCAAGGCCGTCTACACGGCGGACGACCTCCCGGCGGAGCTGGACCACCGGCTGGGCGCCCCCGGCGAGTTCCCGTACGCCCGTGGGGTCTACCCCACCATGTACACCTCCCGTCCGTGGACCATGCGGCAGTATGCCGGGTTCGGCACCGCCACCGAGTCCAACGCCCGTTACCACCAGTTGTTGCGGGCCGGCACCATGGGTCTCTCCGTCGCCTTCGACCTGCCCACCCAGATGGGGTACGACTCCGACGACCCGATCGCGCACGGCGAGGTGGGCAAGGTCGGCGTCGCCATCGACTCCATCGAGGACATGCGGCTGCTCTTCGACGGCATCCCGCTGGACAAGGTCTCCACCTCGATGACCATCAACGCGCCCGGCTCGGTGCTGCTCCTGCTCTACCAACTCGTCGCCGAGGAGAACGGGGTCGCCGGGGGCGCGCTCAACGGCACCATCCAGAACGACATCCTCAAGGAGTACATCGCCCGGGGGACGTACATCTTCCCGCCGAAGCCCTCGCTGCGGCTGGTCGCGGACACCTTCGCGTACTGCCGCAAGGAGGTGCCGAAGTGGAACACCATCTCCATCTCCGGCTACCACATGGCGGAGGCCGGCGCGACGCCCGCGCAGGAGATCGCGTTCACCCTGGCCAACGGCGTGGAGTACGTCCGCGCCGCGCTCGCCGCCGGGCTGGCCGTGGACGACTTCGCGCCCCGGCTGTCGTTCTTCTTCGTCGCCCGGACCACCCTGCTGGAGGAGGTCGCCAAGTTCCGCGCCGCCCGGCGGATCTGGGCCCGGCTGATGCGCGACGAGTTCGGCGCCAAGGACCCGAAGTCGATGATGCTGCGGTTCCACACCCAGACCGCGGGCGTGCAGCTCACCGCCCAGCAGCCCGAGGTCAACCTGGTCCGGGTGGCGATCCAGGGGCTCGGCGCGGTGCTCGGCGGCACTCAGTCGCTGCACACCAACAGCTTCGACGAGGCCATCGCGCTGCCCACCGAGAAGGCGGCCCGGCTGGCGCTGCGGACCCAGCAGGTGCTGGCGTACGAGACGGACCTGACCGCCACCGTCGACCCGTTCGCCGGGTCGTACGTGGTGGAGGCGATGACGGCCGAGATCGAGGCGGCGGCCGACGACCTGATGCACCGGGTGTTCGACCACGGGTCGGCGGTGGACGCCATCGAGGCCGGCTTCCAGAAGCGGGAGATCGAGCAGTCCGCGTACCGGATCGCGCAGGAGATCGACGCGGCCGAGCGGGTGGTGGTGGGCCTCAACCGGTTCGCGGTCGAGGAGGAGGAGCCGTACGAGCCGCTGCGGGTGGACCCGACGATCGAGGCGGCCCAGGCCGAGCGGCTGGCCAAGCTGCGTGCGGAGCGGGACAACGGCGCGGTCGAGCGGGGTCTCGCCGAGCTGCGGGACGCGGCCTCGGGTTCGGCGAACGTGCTCTTCCCGATGAAGGAGGCGCTGCGCGCCCGGGCCACGGTCGGTGAGGTCTGCGGGACGCTCCGCGAGGTGTGGGGGATCTACCGCCCGACCGACCGGTTCTGACCGACCCGCGCCGCGGCGCGGTGCGTGTGCGATTCCCCGAATGCGGGTAACCCGTTCGGGTGAACGGGACGGACAGCGTGTGCGGTCGCGTGCCGCGCTGTCGTGTAACCGTCGGGAGTCACCCGACCGCCCTCCGTTGTCGGGCAATTGTCGGACCGGCAGTTAATTGCAGCGACTAATGCGACAATTCGGAACGACGGCCCGAAGTCGAGGGTTTATCTGGTGGGCCGTAGAACCGGTTACGCGTTGTAGGAGGTGTGGGGCAGATGACAGCGTTCGACCGCGATCTACCTGCTGTCCCGCAGATAATCGACCCTTCCCACCAGGGCATTCACGAGGGGATTCGTGACGCTGTGCGGTCCGACCGCTACGCGAAAGATGTTGCGCAGCGTCACCGTCGGAGGTCTAGGCTGTCTGCTGTCCTGCCCGATGATCCATCCATCTCTAGTGATCGAGAAAACAACGTGACGAGTGCGTTGACGCTGCCCGTGAGCGGCCAATCGGCGTCGTCCTGGCCGGACGCGCCTTCCGGGTCCCAGCCGCTGCCGTTCGAGCTCGACCATCTGCTCGCCCTCCGGGTGCCGGGGCTGATCGCCACCCGCCGTCACATCCACTCCCACCCGGAACTGTCGGGTGAGGAGTTCGAGACGGCCGCGCTGATCGCCCGGGAACTCTCCCTGGCCGGGCTCAACCCGCGAATGCTGCCCAAGGGCAACGGCGTCATCTGCGACATCGACGGACGCCCCGACGGGCCGGTCATCGCCCTCCGGGCCGACATCGACGCGCTCCCGTTGACCGACCCGAAGGACGTGCCGTACCGCTCCACCGTGGAGGGTGTCTGCCACGCCTGCGGCCACGACGTGCACACCACGGTGATGCTCGGCGTCGGCATGCTGCTGGCCCAGCTCGCCGACCTGGGCCAGCTCGACGGCCGGGTCCGGCTCATCTTCCAGCCGGCCGAGGAGATCCTGCCCTGCGGCTCACTGGAGGTCATCGAGGCCGGCGGCCTGGACGACGTGGTGCAGATCTTCGCCGTGCACTGCGACCCGAACCTGCCGGTGGGCAAGGTCGGCCTGCGGGTCGGCCCGATCACCGCGGCGGCCGACAACGTCACCGTCCGGCTCACCGGCCCGGGTGGACACACCGCCCGCCCGCACCTGACCGTGGACCTGGTCGACGCGCTGGGCCGGCTGGTCACCGAGGTGCCCACGCTGGTCAGCCGCCGGGTGCCGGCCAACAGCGGGCTGCTGCTGGTGTTCGGCCACGCCTCGGCCGGCACCCGTTACAACGTCATCCCGTCGGAGGCCTGCGCCGCCGGCACCCTGCGGGTGATGGACCGCGACACCTGGGAGCAGGCCCCCAAGATCGTCGCTCAGGTGGTCCGGGACGTCATCGCGCCCACCGGCGCGACGGTCGACCTGGAATATCTGCGCGGTCGGCCGCCGGTCAGCAACGACGCCCGGGCCATCGGGGTGCTGACCGCCGCCACCGCCGCCGCGCTCGGCCCGGAGGGCATCGCGGAGACTCCACAGAGCATGGGCGGCGAGGACTTCTCCTGGTACCTGGAGCACGTGCCCGGCGCGCTCGCCCGCCTCGGCGTCGGCCGGGCCGGGCCCAACGTCGACCTGCACCGGGCCTCGTTCGACGTGGACGAGCGCGCCATTCCCGCGGGCGTACGCCTCATGGTGCAGACCGCGTTGCGGGCACTGGCGGCGGCGCGCTAGGCAGCGGACCACCCGCCGGTCCGGTCGGCTGCGGCCCGACCGGCGGGGTGGGCCGACGCCGCGTGCCGCGGCGGCGCAGCACGACGACCAGCGCCGCCACCGGCAGGCCCAGCAGCACCAGCCAGGGCAGCAGCGCGCCGAGTACGGTGAGCGCCACGGTCAGCGACGCGAGGAACGCCGACCAGCCACCGCGCAGCCCCGCCAGGAAGCCGGTCTCGCTCTTCTCGTCCTCCTCCGCCGGGGCGTCCTTCCCGACGAAGGTCACCGTGATGGTGGAGAGCGCGGTCAGGTCGGCCAGCCGGCGCTTCTTCGCCTCCAGCGACGCCAGGTCGGCCTCCCGTCGGCCCAGTTCGTTCTCCAGCGAGACGAGTTCGCTGGTCGAGTTGGCGCGGCCGAGCAGCTTCCGGGCGCTCTCCACCCGGGCCCGCTGACTGGTGATCCGCGCGTCCAGGTCGACGGTCTCCTCGGTGACGTCCTCGGTGTGCACCTCCCGCTGCTGCTGCCGGCCGAGCTTCGCCAGGTCGTCGACGACCGGGGTGAACTTCGCCGCCGGCACCCGCAGTTCCAGTTCGGCCCGGGCGTGGTTCTCGTCGCTGCGTCGCTGGTCCCCGCCGACGAAGCCGCCGGCCGCGGTGACCGCGACGATCGCCGCCCGGGCGGCGGCCTCCACGTCGTCCACCTGTACCCGCATCGTGCCGGTGTAGATGATCGACCGCTGGTCGACCCGCAGGTCCGGCGCCTTCGCGCCGCCCTGCTCCGGTGCCCCGCCTGCGGCGCGACCGCCCCGGGCGGCGGCGTCCCCGGCGGGTGCCTCCGCGGCCGGCGCGGACCTGTCACGCGTCCCGCTGCTGCCGCCGCATCCGCCGGCGACCAGCACCGTCGACAGTCCCACCACCGCCAGGGCCACGGCCCTGCGGCGTCCACGTCGTACGCCCATCCCCGCTCCTATCCTCCACGCGCCCCGAGCCGGGGCCGATACGTCGGACGTGACGCGACACCGCGTCGGTTCCGGCAGACTGCGCTGAGGACATCACGATTCGATAATCGAGGAGTCACGATGCAGGTCACCAAGTACGCCCACTCCTGTCTGCGGGTGGAACACGACGGGGGAGTGCTCGTCGTGGACCCGGGAGTGTTCAGCGACCCGGCGGCGCTGGACGGGGCGGACGCGGTGCTCATCACGCACGAGCACCCGGACCACGTGGACGTCGAGGCGCTGACCCGGGCGCTGGACCGGCGACCGGTCCCGGTCCACGGGCCCGCCTCGCTGACCGCGTTGCTCGGCGACGCCCGGGAGGCCCTGACGGTCGTCGGGCCGGGGGAGTCGTTCACCGCCGCCGGCGTGGCGGTCCGCACCTACGGCGGTCGGCACGCCGTCATCCACCCCGACATCCCGGTGATCGACAACGTCGGCTACCTGCTCAACGACGTGGTCTACCACCCGGGGGACTCGCTGGTCGTGCCCGAGGACGTCCAGGTGGACACCCTCTTCGCGCCGATCCACGCGCCCTGGTCGAAGTTCTCCGAGGTGGTCGACTTCATTCGGGCGGTGGCCCCGCGTCGGGCCTTCGCCCTGCACGACGGGCTGCTCAACGCCAACGGCTTCGGCGTGCTCGACCGGCAGTATACCGCCCTGTCCAGGACCGAGTACCGGCGCCTGGAACCCGGCACCCGCGTCGACGCCTGACCGGCGATGACCGGCCCGTCCCCGGAGCAGGTCCAGCAGCTCTACGCCACCCCGCCGGACCGGTTCGTCGCCGCCCGGGACGCCGCGGTCGCCGAGGCCCGCCGGGCCGGCGACCAGGCCACCGCCCGCCAGCTCGCCCGGCTGCGACGGCCCACCGTGGCGGCCTGGCTGGTCAACCTGCTGGCCATCCGCCGACCGGACCTGGTGGCCGACCTGGTGCAGCTCTCCGGGTCGCTCCGGGCCGCGCAGCGGGAACTGCGCGGCGCCAAGCTGCGCGAGCCTCCGCGCAGCGCCGGGCCGTGGTGGGCGCGCTGGTGGCCGAGGTACGCAAGCTGGCCGCCGCTGAGCCCGCCGCCCCGCCCGCCGCGCGGCTGCCGCTGGCCGAGGTGGAGGCCACCCTCAACGCGGCGCTCTCCGACGCGGAGGTGGCCGAACAGGTCCGCGCGGGCCGGCTGCTCCGGCCCACGCACTACGCCGGCTTCGGTGAGGTGCCCCGACCCCAGCTGCGGCTGGTCACCGGGGGCACGGAGGAACCGCCCGTACCGGACCGGGCGGCCGGGCGGGCGGAGACCCGGCGGGCCCGGGACGAGCGGGCGGCCGAACGTACCGCCCGTGCCGAACGGGCGAAGCGGCGCCGGGCGTTGGAGCGGGAACTGGCGAAGGCCCGGACCGACCAGGAGCGGGCCGAGGCCGAGTTGACCGGGGCGGTCCGGTCCGAGCAGGAGGGCGCGGCGGCCCTGGACCGGATCGAGACGGAACTCGCCGAGCTGGAACGCCGCCGGGCCGTCGCCGAGCAGGAACTGAGCCGGACCCGGTTGGCCCGCCGCGCCGCCGAGCGGTCGGTCAGCCTGGCGCGCCGACGCACCGGTGAGGTCGAGGGCGCGGTCGAGGCGCTGGAGTCCGAAGAGGGGGCTGCCGCCGAGGGCGGTGAGCGGGCAGACTGATCGACGATGGCTGACCACGTTGGACGGACGTCGTCCGCACCCCTGACCGAGGTCTCCGACGGATGACCCCGGAACAGGTCGCCGCCGCGGGCAAACCCCTGGTGCTGGAGCTGGGCGAGGCGTTCGGTCGTTGTCCGGCCACGCTGCGCCGGGCGCGGCTGCTCGGGATCTCCGGCTGGGCGTTCTACATCACCGGCCGGGCCGGCGCGCTCGGTGACG
The Micromonospora sp. R77 DNA segment above includes these coding regions:
- a CDS encoding methylmalonyl-CoA mutase, producing the protein MSERRSSESGFPIKAVYTADDLPAELDHRLGAPGEFPYARGVYPTMYTSRPWTMRQYAGFGTATESNARYHQLLRAGTMGLSVAFDLPTQMGYDSDDPIAHGEVGKVGVAIDSIEDMRLLFDGIPLDKVSTSMTINAPGSVLLLLYQLVAEENGVAGGALNGTIQNDILKEYIARGTYIFPPKPSLRLVADTFAYCRKEVPKWNTISISGYHMAEAGATPAQEIAFTLANGVEYVRAALAAGLAVDDFAPRLSFFFVARTTLLEEVAKFRAARRIWARLMRDEFGAKDPKSMMLRFHTQTAGVQLTAQQPEVNLVRVAIQGLGAVLGGTQSLHTNSFDEAIALPTEKAARLALRTQQVLAYETDLTATVDPFAGSYVVEAMTAEIEAAADDLMHRVFDHGSAVDAIEAGFQKREIEQSAYRIAQEIDAAERVVVGLNRFAVEEEEPYEPLRVDPTIEAAQAERLAKLRAERDNGAVERGLAELRDAASGSANVLFPMKEALRARATVGEVCGTLREVWGIYRPTDRF
- a CDS encoding amidohydrolase, which translates into the protein MTSALTLPVSGQSASSWPDAPSGSQPLPFELDHLLALRVPGLIATRRHIHSHPELSGEEFETAALIARELSLAGLNPRMLPKGNGVICDIDGRPDGPVIALRADIDALPLTDPKDVPYRSTVEGVCHACGHDVHTTVMLGVGMLLAQLADLGQLDGRVRLIFQPAEEILPCGSLEVIEAGGLDDVVQIFAVHCDPNLPVGKVGLRVGPITAAADNVTVRLTGPGGHTARPHLTVDLVDALGRLVTEVPTLVSRRVPANSGLLLVFGHASAGTRYNVIPSEACAAGTLRVMDRDTWEQAPKIVAQVVRDVIAPTGATVDLEYLRGRPPVSNDARAIGVLTAATAAALGPEGIAETPQSMGGEDFSWYLEHVPGALARLGVGRAGPNVDLHRASFDVDERAIPAGVRLMVQTALRALAAAR
- a CDS encoding DUF4349 domain-containing protein; its protein translation is MGVRRGRRRAVALAVVGLSTVLVAGGCGGSSGTRDRSAPAAEAPAGDAAARGGRAAGGAPEQGGAKAPDLRVDQRSIIYTGTMRVQVDDVEAAARAAIVAVTAAGGFVGGDQRRSDENHARAELELRVPAAKFTPVVDDLAKLGRQQQREVHTEDVTEETVDLDARITSQRARVESARKLLGRANSTSELVSLENELGRREADLASLEAKKRRLADLTALSTITVTFVGKDAPAEEDEKSETGFLAGLRGGWSAFLASLTVALTVLGALLPWLVLLGLPVAALVVVLRRRGTRRRPTPPVGPQPTGPAGGPLPSAPPPVPATRSAP
- a CDS encoding MBL fold metallo-hydrolase is translated as MQVTKYAHSCLRVEHDGGVLVVDPGVFSDPAALDGADAVLITHEHPDHVDVEALTRALDRRPVPVHGPASLTALLGDAREALTVVGPGESFTAAGVAVRTYGGRHAVIHPDIPVIDNVGYLLNDVVYHPGDSLVVPEDVQVDTLFAPIHAPWSKFSEVVDFIRAVAPRRAFALHDGLLNANGFGVLDRQYTALSRTEYRRLEPGTRVDA